TGACACTCAGAATGACATCCTGTTCTTAACCGGCTCCCTGCTCTCTCTTCCCCGTGAGGGTCAGGATGTCCCCTTTGTGTTAAGTGCTTTGTTCAATATggacttttgcttcttttttgtgAGAAGAATGCATTgccttaataaatttaaataaaaaaaaacagatcagaaATCTTATACTTGACCTCTGAATGTTCTTTATGGGGACAGAGCTTATAACGTAGAGAATCAGCTGAGAAGCCAAGCCTACCACGGGTGATTAAGGTCAGCACTTATGTCTGGGGGCTGCCCTGAACCTGTGCCTTTATTCCAGGGTCACAGAGTGCTGATGGGCCCAGCTAGCGTGGCAGGAGGCCCAGACGGGTGTGATTCGTGAATGTGGAGTTTCCTGGGCTGTTGGTCAACTGGAGTGATGCTTTCCTCTGTGCTTTACTATCATGTTCACCACATCTGGCTTCAACCTGAAGCCAGTGGTCAGCAGACACCAGCTTTCATGAGTGCTTCTTTGTGAGTCCTTCCAAGGTGTGGTCAAGGCTGAGTggccctctgcctcctggtctGCAGGTCCCTGCCATGGATGCTGGCAATGAGACAGAGGGCAGGGGCTTTCTGCTGCTGGGCTTCCCAGGGCCCCAGGCCCTGCAGCTCTCACTCTTTCTGCTCTTCCTGGTGATGTACATCCTCACAGTGGGCGGCAATGTGGCCATCTTGCTGCTAGTGAGCACCTCCCGCCAGctgcacacccccatgtacttcttcctgagCAACCTGTCCTTCCTGGAGGTCTGGTACACCACGGCCGCAGTGCCCAAAGCCCTGGCCATCCTGCTGGGGAGGAGCCAGAGCATCTCCTTCATCAGCTGCCTCCTGCAGATGTACCTGGTTTTCTCGCTGGGCTGCACGGAGTACTTCCTCCTGGCCGCCATGGCCTACGACCGCTACCTTGCCATCTGCTACCCCCTGCACTACGGGGCCATCATGAGTGGCCTGCTCTCTGTGCAACTAGCCCTGGGCTCCTGGGTCTGTGGCTTCCTGTCCATTGCAGTGCCCACGGCCCTCATCAGCGGCCTGTCCTTCTGTGGCCCCCGAGCCATCaaccacttcttctgtgacatTGCGCCCTGGATCGCCCTGGCCTGCACCAGCACGCAGGTGGTGGAGCTGGTGGCCTTTGTGATTGCTGCCGTGGTCATTCTGAGCTCCTGCCTCATCACTCTGGTCTCCTACATCTACATCATCCGCACCATCCTCAGCATCCCCTCGGCCAGTGGCCGCagcaaggccttctccacctgctcctcccacctcaccGTGGTGCTCATTTGGTACGGCTCCACCATCTTCCTCCACGTGCGCACCTCCATCAAGGACGCCTTGGACCTGACCAAAGCCGTGCACGTCCTAAACACTGTGGTGACCCCAGTTCTCAACCCCTTCATCTACACCCTCCGCAACCAGGAGGTCAGGGAGACTCTACGGAAGAAGTGGAAGAGAAAATAGCTCTGCAGCTTAACTGCGCCCTGTCAAGGCCCCCGCCACCTGCCCGGGGCAACAAGTGGGAATGCGGAGGCTTGAAGGAAAGCAGCCGTTGATTcatggagagagaggaaaacaggGGACACAGAGACAGAAACCCTGAAGAACCAAACCAAAGCACACAAAGCGGGCGTGTTGGTCATACATCCATACACAACGGGAACAGCAgcttttaagactttaaaacagaaCTTAAATCTCATACATTAAATTAGCTCTCCCCCTGGCTTTTCTTTATAAACTTGGGGGCAATTATTACAGAGGGAAGGGGGCCTTGCCAAAGCTCAGGGCCCATCAAAGCAGGCCAGGTGACCCCTGCCACTCAGGAGGCATCCCTCCCAGGCTGCTtcccccttctccatgcccagcaCTGCCATTGAGGGCAGAGCTAcgaggctctgctctctgcctgctcTGTATTTCTGCCAAATGCCACTGATGGCAGCTGACCCCCTCACTGTGACGAACTCTGATTGAAGTGCTGACATGGCCGACTGTCTGATGTGGGTCATGGAGGCTTGGCATCCTGTTTCATAGGTGTGAGTCACAGTCCCACTGTCACATATGGTCTGGCTGTTGTCACTGTGAAGCCGGGCTGTTGTTATGGTGTGGAAGTGTGGTGTCTCCCCAGGCTCTTGCTAATGCAGGGGCAGCAGAGGGGAAATGGCTGGATGGTGGGAGCTTAACCTAAGCAGCCCATCCTAGATGGAAAGGACCAACTAGGTGGTAGCTGCGGGCAGGTGGGCGAGGCTGAAGGAGGGGTCACCCAGGCCTGGAGGGTGCATCTTCCTGGGCCCCTTCTCTCCCGTCTCTGCTTCCTTTCTGCTGGGATGAGCTACCTCACCCAGGCACCAGACCAGTGGAGTCGGCCATCGACTGCTgggaactctgaaaccatgaacccaaataaacttccctgctctaggttgttcttgtctggtgttttggtcacagcaatggaatGTGACTAACACAGCTGCCAGGCTCAGCCTTGTCAGAAGGCATGCGGGGCTCACAGAGGTCTGAAGTCCCCAGAGGTCAGGGGAGCATGGACTGGGTTCCAGGAGACCTGCAGGTGACTGCCTGCCTGTAAGCCAAGCCCCTGAGTGTAAACCTGTCACCGTAGAGGACTGAGTACTTCCAGTCCAGCGTCATGTGCAGGCCTGGAGTCTGAGCTTATGCCACCTGCACAGAAGACAAGTTCAAGACCCAAATCACCATTAAAGCAGGATTAAGAACCCGACACCCCATGATTACACAGACACAAGCAATAACTGATCCACAAGATTTCTCAACACAAGGTTGGTGGCCGCCCTCTTCTGCCTGGACGGCAAGGGGGCAACAGTGGGAAGGTTGCAGATGACAAAGTGGAGCCCAGAAAATCACGGACACCACAGAGGTCAGAAGGcacaaaaatacataaaggaattgaaatttttttcaaaaatgacaaacATAGTTTACTtataaatcaatatatttaaCAGTTAAACTAAGTAAGAGATGATCAGCAAAAGGTACATTCATAGAAAACTGAGACGACATTTTACGTTTGTTTGACTGGGAAAAGAATCTTTTGGTGATGCCACGTATCAGCCTCACAGAGGGGAACCTGGTAGCACCTAGTCAAGATCATAGTGCCGTCCTCACCATCTGGAGGTCAGCCTAAGCAAATACCCCCAGGTGATTTCTATGGATATAATGTTATTTacaatattaaaaatcagaaagcatTCAAATAAACCTCGATacaaaatggataaatgaattcTGAACCATGCAGAAAATACAATATCCCAAAATAGTGTGCAAATACAACAAGTGCAGAGCATCTTCTCTGTTGCTGGCATGCACTTAGGACATGTGAGTGAATAAGATGGAGAAAAATGTACCCTTACACTCTGCTGGGAGGAGACAGAACATAACTAAAGAATGAGAGATTGTGAATGTGTTCAAAGATGATAAGTGCCCTGGAACAGATGCATTGGTAGGACAcaatttgtgagtgtgtgtgtgtgtgtgtgtgtgtgtgtgtgtgtgagagagagagagagagagagagagagagcgaaagagagagagagagagagagagagagagagagagagagagagagagagagagagagagagagaagatatgctgtgcccctcccctgactcaggcaatggcaaggccctactgaggtggatggcgcaaggcgtccatcctctggaggagcgcagtatgtttctgggaatgggctggtttgcttttgtattcctttaataagtatagatttgatttctcatatgaccattaagtatgaaggaaaaatcatgactttcccaattaatgcaactacttctaaagcatagatctgtttgttctaaatgcaatgattcagctgtggagtgtaaattgttaatctaatgaaaaactccctgtattcctgtcaaggaagtttttgagaaattaaattaaaatctagagaagaaaaattaatgttaagaagatagattagtgcttagtactgggcaacttgttcttgttcctgtgcacaatggtttgtgctcttactcctgtttgaataaaattaataacaagtcaactacttgccgtaaccatggcactggttccagtcagtaagtcaagaaagaatagtcaaggtataggccaatagtttgggacatttgtaactattattaaaagttaactaagcagaaactgctcaaagcaaaactcgaactgaaagtacaaatgcttgcttatgcataagccaagatacattcttctattctaattgtagctacgtaatattttctttctttgaataatgattcctgttttgtaactacaaagtactgtaagcctgccaaaatgaaaagtatatatgatcatcttcacaagtaaagattggggtcatcaccttcactttggtgtccgtgttgtttctccaccccctctttcgccgactcctcatcatccgtttgtctcctgagaccccctgttggagctggtctcagagagagagagagagagagagagagagagagagagagagagaacctgagaacccaggggtacttaaccaccgtaccacatccccagcccttttcattttttattttgatacagggtcttgctaaattgcttaagccctcactaaactgctgaggctgactttgaatttgtgatccccctgcctcagtttccccagcttctgagattataggtgtgtaccaccatgcctagtcCAGGAAATGTTTTGAAGTCAGTcatttgaattaattaaaaaaaattaggagggctggggatgtggctcaagcggtagcgcgctcgcctggcatgcgtgcggcccgggttcgatcctcagcaccacataccaacaaagatgttgtgtccaccgagaactaaaaaataaatattaaaaattctctctctctctctctctctctctctctctctctctctctctctctctctctctcactctatctttaaaaaaaaaaataaataaataaataaaatctttaaaaaaaaaaattaggagacaaaacaaaaatccaaacaaacaaacaaaaaccactatGATATTTAAGAGTACATTTGAATATAGAAAACATGCAAATATGACTGAATGCAAACCGGATTCATGGAACTCTGGCTGTGCTGAGGGAGGGGAAAGTGGAAGATTGGATTtggagaacataaaatttttcatCTGCAACTTgcttctaatgaaaaaaaatctgaagcaaATCATTTGAGTCAAATATGATGAATTTATTCTGAACACAGTGGAGAAATAAAGGAGGAAGGGACATGAGCAGCATGAGGGGCATCGTGAGAGTCTTCAGAAGTGGAGGTGGCAAGCTGGGGAAACACAGGAGGGTCTGTCCCACCCCTGAGAGCAGTGGGGTCTATGGGAGGCCCCGAGAGCACACTGGCTGGCGGGTGGTGAGGGCTCTGCTCTATGTGGTGCCCTCCTCTACTGCTTAGCTTCATGGCTTTGAACAGGGAGATCTTGGGCATCTTCCAGGTGAACTGCACAAGACTCACCCAGGAGGAACCCGCCCGGCACCTTCTGCTCCACCCCCTCTATCTTTGGTGgcccattaattttttgaaacacTTCTTATCTCTTTTCCTGATGCAGGATCCATCTCCCTATTACCCTGCTTTGTCTTAGGGGTGTGCCCTGCTTGACTTCCATGCCTGACTTTCCCACTTAGTGGTATTTTTTGCCAGCACCAGTGGGACACCCACCTCCTGGTCTCCTTCACATCTGCACAGCATTCCCCGGGTGCACATATCAAGACTTTATTCAGTCTCTTCTGCTGGATACTGTGGCAGTTCCCACCACCTACCATTGCAGTGGTGCTGTGATGGATCAATTTGCCCAGCTGTGGAATTTCTGCATTCTCAGGCTAGAAATGCACACCAGGTGGAGGCACTAGGAGCTTAGTTGCCATGTGCCACATTTCCCACTGGGCTGTGGGCTGGGGGTCTGAGAGCCCTGCAGCCCAGGATCACCACTGTGCAGCAGGATTGCAGCATCTATAGCTTTGCAAGGAGGAAGGCACAGGAGACCCTTTCAACCTGCCTCTGTGTTACTAATGTGGAGCTCACCGTGAGAGACGCACCCGAGAAGTGTGGGTATTTCTCTCCATGTGAGCTGCTGAGGGGTTTTGCCTCTTTTCCTAGGCTTTTTGCTATTTCTTTAgtcattttttactatttttataattatggaCATTAACTCCTTAtgatattcattaatttttttttcagttaatttggACCTTTTGAATGTATTCATTGTGTTTTCCCCCACAGATTTGAAACACATTCTCCTTGGCCAAATTTACCAATTCAGTAGAATAGAAACTATTCTATTGTTTGGAGTCGCCCCAGCTCCAAAggctaacttccccatccccccaaGAAGAGCcctccaatggtgagccctgctggctcacatgatcctgctgtccaatggtgagccctgctggctcacatgatccttacccaccaattagAACGCACCCCAAGCCAGCTGCCAAAAAACCACCCcgggctctataaatatgcagaactGCCTCAATAAAGGGGCATTTTTTCTCCTACTGCAAGCCTTGATTGTTCTTTCAGAAGCAGTGAGGAAGTTCACCTGCGATGTGGCCCTCCACTCATGCCTCACTACTGATTTGGAGAGTCTATTAGAAGGCCAGTCCTTCCTCCTGGGTGATAGGCAACATTTCCCACTTTTCCATCTAGAGTAGTTATTGGTAGCATTTCAACTGTTACATTGTAATCTCAGAGTCACTTTTTCCATTTACTAGCACAAGGAATGGATGTAGTGTTATTTTTGCCAAATGGCTGTAGAATTATTTTAACCCCATATACTTAAAAGACTGCATTTTCCTCAGTGAATTTATCATCTGTTAgatcccttcctttcttcttttctcttttttttccagatggcTAGATACCATCACAAATGTACTAAATGGCACTACAGTCCATTGGTGTccagagaaaaatgagaacaggaaaatatctttattaactTTTACAATAAGTTGCGGGGGGGGGAGGCTCTCCCACTGAGCAGCACCCAGCCAGGCCTCATTCAATGGCTTTATTTATCACTTTGGTTATTTCCACACTAATCAGTTATGGCTTTGCTTCAGGAAAGGGTCCGATTTCCTAGAAGCTGTGTGAGGCACAAGTCCTTCACATGGCCACTGTCTCCATCAAAAGACAGAGGAGTCAAGGCTGACTTTTGGGCCAGGCACACCAACAACATGAAGATCATGAACCATCTAGTGAGATGTTGGGATGTGCTATCACAGATGCCCATAACTTCCCCATGTCCCCCTGCATATCTCACGGGAGTTGGCAGAAGTCGTGCCAATGAGGTTAGAAAACAAAGGATACAAAACCATCTCTGCACATTACACACACAGGGAAGAATCTTGAGAGAAAGGATGCTGAGCAACACTTTGCAAATTGATAGGGTGTGAAACTAAACTTCAGAGAACCTGTACGGTAACCCGGCACGCTAGCTGATGAAACTGCATGCCGTGTGGGTAAGGTTGATGATCCAGACCCTGCTGTGTGTGCTGAAGCTGCATCATGAAGTCAGTGGGTGAAGGAAGATGGCAGCTGGCCCCTCACTCCCCATGGGAATTTACCACCATTCACAGCAGAGACGGGAGTCACCTGCATGTCCCAGAGGAGAGCCTGCCAGTTGAGTGAGCACTCGTGTGAACCTAGTGCAGACGTGGATGATTCTACTCATAAATGTGCAGACACGAGCTCTCAAGGTGAGGATACACACGTGCCCTCCTCTGACTCCCGAGATGATCCACCCAGCCGCACAGGCACCCAGAGAGCACCCAGAGCACCTAGCTCCCAGCCATGTGGTCTGACACCACCCTCCAGGAGGGTGCAAAGGGACCCTTGGAGAGGTGGCTTCTAGGACTGGATTATAAAAGAGAAGGACAGAGCTTCCTAAAGTATCAGAAAGTAAGgaattggaaaaacaaacaaacatacttATCTAGACTTGTCAAGGTGATTAGATGGAATAATAATCtgctgtatttttcaaaatgactAAAAGACTAAATCTCACTGTAAAAAAGATAAAGTGCAGCAAAGTATATTTCTTGCACATTGATTCTGTCAAAAACCCCCAagattatgtataactataatacaccagCAAACACATAACAATgttatttacagtttttaaaaaatgacagatgAGGTGAGGGCTATGTTAACTAGATTGATTTAACTGCTCTGCACTGTATGCGTATATCAAAATATCGCATTCACGCCCTTACACAGCTGTGATTTGCCAACTAAAACAGTGCTGATAATATTAACTATAGTAATGATGAGAAACTTTCTGTGCCTAGACTAGAATGGTTCGTCACAGGTGGCAAAGTGTCCCGTTCTGCAACCACAGTGTGGAACACAGGTCCCCAGGTGCGCTGAGATCAATAAAGACCCAGGGAGAACCGGCAGGAGACATGTCTGCACCTGAATGTGCCAAGTGCTCCAGACACCCTGTCCCCAGGACGTGGGTGCTTTCCTCCCCACTGAGACCTGCTCATCGTCCTCCTGTGGAGACGGCAGCAGGGGACAGTACTGAGAGGCCAGGAGCCCTGGGGGATGCCACTCTGCCCCTGAGCAAGGCCAGTGCTATGGGCGCTAGGACACTCGGGCGTCCCCTGCAATGTTGTGGGAAGGCTGTTCCCTCTTGTGCTATAGACAGTGTCCCTCTCACATTCTCATACCCTGCGGTGGGGGTGTTCTGCTTCTGTGGTTTTCACTGAAGAAATAGGCCTTCGTCTAACTGGGGGACCAACTGGCAAATCCCACTTGAGGGACTTTCTAAGTACTGCCCTCAAGACTATCATGGACATCAAAACCAAGGAAAATCTGATAAGGTGACCATCCGAAATATGATGTGGTCACAGAAAATACAGAGGATGCTGGAGAGagcagctccccccccccccgtccggCAGCTTGTTTGCAGGTGTGTTTGTCTTTTCTGTGTCGCTGAccaccaaacccagggcctctcacccATGGTAGTAGTGGGGGCCTCTCCCATTGAGCAGCACCCAGCCAGGCCTCATTCAATGCCTTCATTTATCACTTTGCTCATTTCCACACTAATCAGATATGACTAATGGGGTTACAGAACTTGAACTTGGGGTGAAAGGGAATTCAATgttttatctttccattttttctgaaaatcagaaactcttctaaaaaatatattttaagtaaaaagctAAGTGTCCCAACCAAGAAGATTTTTCTTagctcataaatttatttttcccaatagCAGGTTGTTGCATTGCAAAATGTATGACATTTCCAGATTCCGGGGTGTTGTTTGGACTCGTGCTTCTTCCGCTGTGCATTTACCAAGGAGATGTGTTTAAGAGGCAGTCGGTTCTTTCCTTGGTGAATAAACATAAGTGACTCCGTGACGAAGCCTCCATACTGACGTCCGCACAGGACCATCCTGCACGTCTGACCCTGGAGTATTCAGAtgtttatttgtataattaattcaatgttgttgcttttttttttcctgtttggtcATTAAAAGGTGAGAAAATACCTTCAAAACATTCTCGGATCAACACTGAAATTTCTGCCATTCCACATAAAAGTGCATTTTTGTTGTACtttcacttgtttttaaaaatatttttgtcaaacaCTTAA
This genomic stretch from Ictidomys tridecemlineatus isolate mIctTri1 unplaced genomic scaffold, mIctTri1.hap1 Scaffold_161, whole genome shotgun sequence harbors:
- the LOC144372759 gene encoding olfactory receptor 6F1, coding for MDAGNETEGRGFLLLGFPGPQALQLSLFLLFLVMYILTVGGNVAILLLVSTSRQLHTPMYFFLSNLSFLEVWYTTAAVPKALAILLGRSQSISFISCLLQMYLVFSLGCTEYFLLAAMAYDRYLAICYPLHYGAIMSGLLSVQLALGSWVCGFLSIAVPTALISGLSFCGPRAINHFFCDIAPWIALACTSTQVVELVAFVIAAVVILSSCLITLVSYIYIIRTILSIPSASGRSKAFSTCSSHLTVVLIWYGSTIFLHVRTSIKDALDLTKAVHVLNTVVTPVLNPFIYTLRNQEVRETLRKKWKRK